TTCAGGCAATCTGTTTGAAATCCAACCGGAGTATCGGCAACACTAGCCTTAAGCCACAATGACTTGCCATACTATTTATCCTCACTCTTTGGTCTGATTTTTTCCCAAGATAAGGCCTTCTTCTTACAAGGTAAAGGGTTGTTTCTATCAAAGAGAAACTGATAAGAATCCTCCTCCATGGTTGATTTGTGATGGTTGGTTTGTGACTTGTGAGCTTCTGATCTGTTGAAGCTTCGCGATTGAGCTCTGGGGAAATCGTCAACTCTGGTTAGATGTGAGGTTGAGTTAAAAGAGAGCTCCAGTTAGTCACAGCTGGTCAACATTAATTAAACGGAGCGTTTTACATTCAGTCCAAAATTGTAACAGGTAATTGGATGGAAAAATCACATCCTCAcaataaaaatatcaaatattagaAACTTGCCCATTGAATATTCATGAGGGTTTTTTCATCTTATCATCTTCTCGTCTATTTGTCGTGACACCGATTCTTTTGGTGTGTTTTAGCGATACATATAATAACATATACAGTGATGAGATTCATAGATTTGATGGAGATCGATCTTTTTTGATGAAAGGAAACTCAATTACTTAAATCTAATTCATGTGTGTTGTGTATGTTTTATGTTTGTTCTTTAATTTGTATAAATTCATTCGATATTGTCCAGCGTTTGATTGTTTTTTGGTTGTTCTTTAGTCTtgtatctattttttttaatctctgttTATAAATTTTTAGGTTGTTATCGCAACGCTAATTGTAACTTTGTTATTATGAAATGAATTGTTGAGCTTTTTTTATacgaattatttttaattttttgcatAAAATTCGTAATAATTCGAATTATCTTTGAAAAACTTTTTTAAAGCATAATATACTAATGCACACTGAACACCTACGCTTTCGTCCCCTCGTAACCAACCAACCTGCCACTTCACGCGTCACACAATGCTGCGCGCTCTAGCGGCTTCTTCCTCCGCCTGTTTCGCCTCTCCTATTctcgattcttcttcttcttctatctcAAAacccttcttttctctctctaagcctttcctttctctctctaagccCTCCCCGTTTCCTCGAAACACCAGACGCTTCTCTTTCTACAAAGCTCCCATGAACATCCTTAACAAGCTTGGCTTCGGCACCAAATCCTCAGACCCATCCGCCACGGACTCCTCCATCCCTCAGGGCCCAGACGACGATGTTCCAGCTCCAGGCCAGCAGTTCGCCCAATTCGGCGCCGGATGCTTCTGGGGAGTCGAATTGGCGTTCCAGAGAGTGTCGGGCGTGACCAAGACTGAAGTGGGTTATAGTCAGGGGATTTTGCATAATCCGACCTACGAGGATGTTTGCACCGGGACTACAGGTCACAACGAGGTGGTGAGGGTGCAATATGATCCCAAAGCGGGTAGCTATGAGAGTCTGCTTGATGCTTTCTGGGCTAGGCATGACCCCACCACCCTGAATCGCCAGGTGAGTCTCATCCGTTTGTGCTTCCTTTTTCCCCTGTATTTCTTGCTTGGATTTTGttggtgtaatttttttttggcatgcTCTAGTTGATTTGGTGATTCTTCTAGGTGGTTGAGTTTGAGAGGGTTAATTAGTATTTCTCCTTGTTTGATGTTTCATATTTGGTGTATGATAATTGAACTGTACTGGTCTTGTTTCATTCTGATTCAACAGcagtctttgtttttctttgaagataaaagataattttcttttcttttggtcgatTTCTATGAAATGGTTACATTTTGATAGCTTCGATCAGACTTTTGGTGTTTAAGTGTTGATTGTCGAATGGATTTCAGTTCAGTTACTTCAGTAGCTACTTACATCACTCGTCCTTTAATTGAATATTTTACCTATGGAAGTTTGTCTTTCTTGCAGATTTGAGTTTGATTATCATTACAatattatttggttttttttccttattcttGGGatgctttttttcttctcattttttaaGGATTAATTCTCACCAAGTGGCTGATGCGCAGTTTATTTTGTATTATGTTGTGTTAGAGTTAGGGAAAATAGATATGTGTAATTTATGAGTTGACACGATAGTTTCTGAACTTTGAAATATCTTCTTGGATTTTGCTCACACAAAGGCCTAACCATGGTTGTTAGGTATTGGATGGATTTAGCAATATTGCTTGGGTGGTGCAGATTAAAAGTATGCTAACGACATTTTTGGTGCATCCCTGCAAGTTTATGGTTTTCCATCTGTAGAgctatatgaaaaataaagttGGCAATTGTTGGCACTTGGCATGATGTTTGGTTTAGTAGGGGCATTCAGGGAAAAAAGTATGTCTTCGAAAATGTTGTCCCAAAagtgtggtttttttttgtatttatctttctataatagttataaatttataaagGTGATCTGATAACAGAGCTGGGTTTGGTTGGGTTTAGTAGGTATAAAAGTGATCTTACTGTTGCCTTATATTCCCCTTATCTTGCTACCCAGATGCATCATTTTGTATACCGAAAACCCTTGAAGCTTGAACTTTCAAAAAGACCAGAAGGGGTTGG
This sequence is a window from Tripterygium wilfordii isolate XIE 37 chromosome 8, ASM1340144v1, whole genome shotgun sequence. Protein-coding genes within it:
- the LOC120003378 gene encoding peptide methionine sulfoxide reductase-like isoform X2; the protein is MLRALAASSSACFASPILDSSSSSISKPFFSLSKPFLSLSKPSPFPRNTRRFSFYKAPMNILNKLGFGTKSSDPSATDSSIPQGPDDDVPAPGQQFAQFGAGCFWGVELAFQRVSGVTKTEVGYSQGILHNPTYEDVCTGTTGHNEVVRVQYDPKAGSYESLLDAFWARHDPTTLNRQMHHFVYRKPLKLELSKRPEGVGLEGIVFSQYVLTLANLKLLGTLMTLAHLSAEAVVFFSLKPSYCF
- the LOC120003378 gene encoding peptide methionine sulfoxide reductase A1-like isoform X1, with translation MLRALAASSSACFASPILDSSSSSISKPFFSLSKPFLSLSKPSPFPRNTRRFSFYKAPMNILNKLGFGTKSSDPSATDSSIPQGPDDDVPAPGQQFAQFGAGCFWGVELAFQRVSGVTKTEVGYSQGILHNPTYEDVCTGTTGHNEVVRVQYDPKAGSYESLLDAFWARHDPTTLNRQGNDVGTQYRSGLYFYTPEQENAARESLEKQQKLLNRKIVTEILPAKKFYRAEEYHQQYLEKGGRFGFKQSAAKGCNDPIRCYG